tcaggaaggcaccttggtcggcatggatgagttgggccgaagggcctgtttccatgccgtatggcTGATGTTACAGCGATGGGGTCAGCAGTAGGAATCAATCTGGCGTGAACAGGAACAGCAGAATCAGTCTCTGAACCTCTGGTGaggggtcatcgacctgaaaccttaactctgtgtctccctccacacacgctgcccgacccgctgagtgtttccaacgtcCTCTCTTCTCATCGGAGccggaatcagatttatcatcactgactcacGTGGAGTGGTTGAATCCGACGCGGAGTCTGGAGGGCTGCCCGAGCAGCAGACCACAGATGGAGAGGTCAGGGCGGAGGGGCACTGACAGCGGTCGCCCGACCTGGTCCCAGTGTCCGGCATCCCGTCAGACGAGTAACCCGGAGTGTCCGGAGTGCGGGCCGGGGTGTTTGCCTGCAGCCACGTCCGTCATTCCCGGAGGTGCTGGCGGGAAACTGGGAACGTTTTGccgccgggggtgggggtgggggggggggggggggggttggtggagccCTGGGGAGCGGAGGGAGGGTCCACCTGCCAGCCGGGCCATCAGTCCATTGTCCATGGCGAGTGGCCGCCGTGCCATGCCCTTGGGtgccccccccccgtcccctggTGGTGTAGCTGGAGGCCCACTCCCCTCCTGACGGTCTTctagcccccccccccttctgctcctcctcctccccctctctctcacctcttcccCCTCAGTATTTCCCACCAAACTGGGCGTTGGACGacaatggcggggggggggggggtggggggagggtgttgtCCGCTCTGGGGTCTGACCCCCCCCCTCAGTTTCCCGCCACACCGGGGGTCGGacaatggcgggggggggggctgttgtCCGCTCCGGGGTCTGACCCCCCCCCCTCAGTTCCCCGCCACACCGGGGGTCGGACAATGGCGGGGGGGGGGCTGTTGTCCGCTCCGGGGTCTGACCCCCCCCCCTCAGTTTCCCGCCACACCGGGGGTCGGacaatggcgggggggggggaagggtgttgTCCGCTCCGGGGTCTGACCCCCCCCCCTCAGTTTCCCGCCACACCGGGGGTCGGACAATGGCGGGGGGGGGCTGTTGTCCGCTCCGGGGTCTGACCCCCCCCCTCAGTTTCCCGCCACACCGGGGGTCGGacaatggcgggggggggggaagggtgttgTCCGCTCCGGGGTCTGACCCCGCCCTCAGTTTCCCGCCACACTGGCCGTCGGACGACGGGGATTGGCTGGGCTCCTGGCGcgttcaccgcccccccccccccccgcgtcaCGTCAGCACGCAGGCCCTGGCGCGCTTGGCGTGGCCGGCGCGCAGCACGGCCCGGGCGGCCTCCTCGAACACCTCGGCCACGCCGTCGCGCAGCAGCGCCGAGCACTCCACGTACTTGGCGGCCCTCATGCGCCGCGCCAGCCGCACGCCCTGCTGGTAGGTGACGGGGGCCGACTGGTGCTGCAGCAGGCCGAGGATGGTGGCCGAGTCGTGCCTCAGGTCCTTCTTGGTGCCCACCAGGAGGACGGGCGCGTTGGGCCGGAGCCGGTGGACCTCGGAGTACCAGTCGCTCCACACCCGCTCGAAGGAGGCGGGGTCGCCGATGGAGAAGCAGATGATGAAGACGTCGGTGAGCGGGTAGTAGAACTGGCGGACGGAGAGGCGGTGCTCCTCCTGCGGCGCCGTGTCCCACACGTTGAGCACCACCGTCCGCTCGTTCACCGTTATCTGGGTGCTGAAGGTGTCGAAGACGGTGGGCAGGCTGTCCCGAGGGAAGATGCGGGTGGTCAGGCAGACGATGAGGGAGGTCTTCCCCACCAGCTCACTGCCCAGCAGCATCACCTTGATGGTCACCATCTCCCCGACCAGAAAACCTGCGGACAACCGGCCAAAGATCAACCAACAGCTCAAAACCGCAGTATCCGGCGTAACGTAAAACAGTAcaagagaacatggaacatagaacagtacagcacaggaacatggaacatacaacaatatagcacagggacatggaacacagaacagtacggcacaggaacatacaacagtacagcacaggaatatggaacatacaacagtacagcacaggaacatggaacacagaacagtacagcacaggaacatggaacatagaacagtacagcacaggaacatggaacatagaacagtacggcacaggaacaaggaacagtacagcacaggaacgtggaacatagaacagtacagcacaggaacatggaacatagaacagtatagcacaggaacgtcgaacatagaacagcacagcacaggaacgtggaacatagaacagtacggcacaggaacaaggaacagtacagcacaggaacgtggaacatagaacagtacagcacaggaacatggaacatagaacagtacggcacaggaacaaggaacagtacagcacaggaacgtggaacatagaacagtacagcacaggaacatggaacatagaacagtatagcacaggaacgtggaacatagaacagcacagcacaggaacgtggaacatagaacagcacatgaacatagaacataatggCATAggaacatggaacaggcccttcggcccacaatgtctgtgccgaacacaatgccaaattaaactaagccccttctacctgcacatggtccatatccctccattccctgcatattcatgtctctgCCTAACAGTCTcctaaacgcctctattgtatctgcttccaccaccttgccTGGCagccgttccaggcacctcccagtTTTTGTgcaaacttgctccacacaactTCAAACTTTTCCCACTTACCTTAAATAgaggtcctctagtatttgacatttctaccctgggcaaaatgattctgactgtccaccctatctatgcctctcatcattttacaacTGCTGTTAGCTCTCtgttcagcctccgacgctccggagaaaacaacccaagtttgtctaatctctcTCTATAgtacacgccctctaatccaggcagcatcctggtgaccctctcctgcacccactccaaagtctccactgtaatgggacaaccagaaagTGTGGTAACAGTGGTGTCTCCTAGACTTCCAAATCCACAGTGGAGTCATAAGtggtaaagcacagaaacaggccctttggcccaccatgtccatgctaaccattgcACTCATCCACACCAatgccatttacctgcattaggccacagccttctataccttgacaCTTCAAGTGCTTCTCTGGATGCTTCTGtaatgtgagagtctctgcctccatcaccaccccccccccccccccccccaggcagtgcattctaggttccaaatactctctgggagaaaaaattcttcctccgaTCTCCTCTaaccatctcaccttaaacctgcactcTTGGCTTAGACACCTCCACCATGAGAAAAAATTCTATCTTTTATGCCCATGcagtctccttataactgaaccaCTCCATcctcggcaacatcctggtgaatctcctctgcaccctcttctgtGCAGTCACTTCCTACTGGTGACCTGAACTGCGCACAATTttttgtaacatgatgtcccaatttttGTAGTCTGTGCcacatccaatgaaggcaagcagcctgtacaccttcttcaccaccctatttagctactttcagggaactatggacttgaacctccaggtctctctgttcatcaacattactTAGCGCcttactatttactgtatacaccctacccttatttgactttccaaaatgcatcaccttgcactggtTGAGGTTAACTTCCAACTGGCAACAGTCTGCccgactttccatctgatctatatcctgctgtagccttaggcaaCCTACCttgctacccacaacaccaccaggttTCGTGACATAGCCACTGCTATAAAGGGGGAAGCACAACAGCAAGATCAGTGTCACAGTCTGTAATGTGGTAGCATAAGGAGCACCTGCCTTGTGGTGTTAAGGGGGGTGGGAGTAAACATTGGCCCTCAGAAATGGGACAGACACTCTCAATAGTGGTGATAGGATCTCTTCCATCTAAGAGAGCAGAGGGGTTCTTGGCCAAAACAAAAGCCCCTTTGAGGGTGTGGGAGACTAGGGTCCTAGATCTAAACAAATAAATTGACGAAGGGATGAGGGTGAATCGTCTTTGTCTGGGGAGCTTCACTGAAAGACATGACAGTGGACAGGCAATGGTTAGTGTTTAAGGAACAAATGTAGAAACTGCAAGTTATACATTCCTGCCAGGTATAAAATGACAACCACACCTAACCATGGAAGTTATCGTGTTAGATCCAAAGAGGAGGCAAATTGTAAGCAAAAATAGGCCAAGAGATTGATTAAGAGAGCAAAAATATAGAGTGACCTTGGAAGATAATTGAACTGTACAAGTAGGGATAACCAAGGAGTTCATGTGCCAGTTCATCTAATGTCTGgtggagaaattattggaaaaaatgctGAGGGACAGAATGAGTGTACACTTGGAGAGGTGAGgattgattagagatagtcagcacgGATTTGTTGgtgaagatcctgtctgacatcgaggttttgaagaggtaattaaatatattgatgagggcaatgtggttGAAATGctttatgtggacttcagtaaagtcttTAAAATGGAGGGCAGGTCCAAAAGTTTCAAGCACGtgtgatccaaggcaagttggcaaactggattcaaaacttGTTTGGTGATAGGCGCCAGAGGTTGAGGGTTGTCTTTGTGAGTGGCTGTGTGTGATCtggagttccacagggatcagtgctgggactcttgctgtTAACAGCCAAGATGTGAAtattaggaggtatgattagtaaggtGATATTGATCCGTTGGTaatttgggcagagcaatggcagatggaatttaatcctgataaatgcaaggtgaaaCATTTTGGGAGGGTGGGATGTATACTATGAATGATacggccctagggagtattgaggaacaaagggaccttggtgtacaagtccaaggatccctaaaaGTGACAGCAGAGATAGGATGAGGAAGAAGGCGTACAggatacctgccttcattagctggggcatgggatataagagcagggaggccttagtacaacttcataaaatgttggttaggccacagctggacaTTGTGTGGatctctggtcaccacaccataggaaggagatgactgcattggagagggtgcagaggagattctccaggacgttatctgggatggagcatttcagttatgaggggaggctgggtctgtttcccttgatgtggaggaggctgaggggggatcctgatagagatgtacaaaactatgaggggcacagatagggtagaagGTAAAAACATTTCCCCGCGGTAGAGGTGTCTaagatgagaggcacagatgtaAGCTGAGGACTAGGAGGTTTAGAAGGAATCCGAGGAAAAGAGTAGTgagtggttggaacctggaacgcactCCCTGAAGGGATTGGTGGtggtagagactctcacaacatccaAGAAGTATCTGGTGTGCACTTGACCAAGGCAGTGAGGGGTACGGacagagtgctggaaaatggggttggtgtagatgggtatgtgatggttggcatggacaagatgggccgaaaggcctgtttctgtactgtaggactctgtgactctaaatgtgTAAAAAGCTAATGATTAGTGAGGACAAACATAGGTTCCTCACAGTCAGAACAGGAGAAGATATAAGATacagatatttaagatatttatttattagtcacatgtacatcgaaactcccagtgaaatgcgtctttttgtgttactgagaatgtgctggggggagAAGTGGCAGAGTGATTAAACAAATCCTCTGCTTCTGCCTACACGGAAGAGAGCACAAAGAACTTGCTAGAAAGAGAGGGGAACCAAGAGTCTGGTGTGAAAGAGGAATTGAGGGGATTAGTATCAGTGGAAAATGGTGGGGAAATGAAGGGGGTGACCATCTGCATCCCAGAGCACTGGCAGAGGGAGCTGTGGAAATAGTGGGACATTGGCTGTCAGCTTCCAGAATTCTGCAGGTTACGGAACAGGTCCCGTAAAAACTGGAGGGGTATATGGAACCCCATtgtttgagaaggtggcagagagACCAGGGATGTACATGGGTGcgcgtgcgtgcacacacacacagtaaacaCACTCATACAGACATGCAATCATTTacacacattcacatacacacGTACACATACACCTCACACACAAAAATGTgcgcacacacacgtacacattcactccctcactcacacatgaacacacacacattcacaaaaGCAACACTCCCTCATACTcacgttcacacacacacatttacacacacagagacacccACAACCAGACGCACACACTTCAGACACTGACCCGATTGTTGAATTTCCAGTTATGTCATCAGtataattttaaaactaaacAGGGAAGTGTAACTGACTGGTATTTTTAACATTCCCCTAACCTTGTTCCCAGAAAGTGGATGTGGCAACTCTTAGCTCATCCTTCCACTCCTCGGGTCAAGTCCAcaggtccctgaaggtggcagcacaggtggagagggtggtgaagagggcatttggcattcttgcctttatagGTCGTGCATAGAAtgtaggagttgggaggttatgttgcaactttgcaaaacactggttagaccgcacttggaatccTGTCTGCACTTCTGatcatctcactataggaaggatgtggttgcgctggagagcgTGCAGTggtgattcactgggatgttgcctgtactggaggaccttagttatggggagagattggataggctgggcttgtgttcCCTGGAGGGAAGGGGGGGCGACGGGTGATCTGGTagagattataagaggcatagatagggtagatagtcagaatctttctcccagggtaggggtattgaaaacaagaggtcacaggtttaaggtgagaggaaggaggtttaaaggggttctgaggggtAAGTTGATTACACGGAGaagggttgatatctggaacgtgttgccagaggaggtggcggaatcaGATACTATCgctgcgtttaagaggcatttagacagacacttaaatagacaatatatagaaggatactgtcctatgcaggcaaatgggattagtgtagatgggcaaaagagttggcatggacgtgggccgaagggcctgttaatgtgctgtacaactctgtgactctgacctCTAGCACTGTCAGATCAACCACAGTTAGTAAcagttccacccctccctcccctccctctcattcccccaccttccctcccattcccccacccctccctccctccactctcccaaCACCCCCAGAAGCAGAGGGCTTCCTGAACCCattaacaataacaacattcactgCTTTACTGTAGCTGCTCCCACATCTAAATCATCCCTAGCACCTGTCACCGGATACCAACACAGCAGTAATTAAAGGTGACCGATCCATTCAGAGGTCCCCCCGAGTgttgaggagagagggggaggttagggagggaattccagagttcggGATCAAGCAGCTGGAGGCACGGCCACCTGTGCTGGAATGCATAAATCCATGGATGACCAAGGGGCCGGAATCTGAGTCTGGAGCATTGTAGGAGGGAAGAGGGGTTGGGAGGAgctgaggatcagccatgatcacattgaatggtgggacaggcttgagaagCCATGTGGCCTACTCCTCGTTTCCTTGTGGGAGGGGCTAGGGccagaaaaatgtttaaaaacgaGTGAGATCTTCAAATGGAAAGGAAAGTgccacaggtgctggaaacctgcagTAAAGATGTTGCGAacactcaacgagtcaggcagcatctgtgggggagaggcaGGCAGTgcttcaggtcagggacccttcattggaaccaATCAAAGGTCTTCCACCGGAAACATTacctctgtgtctgtctcaacagacgctgcctgacgtgCTCAGTGTTTCCAAGGTGATCTGCTTTAAGCTGTGGCTGGACTGGGTATGGGGTGCACAGAGTCCCAGCGGAGGGGGTTTGGAACAGGGTGGTGGGGACACAGGACATCTGAGTTCTGCAAGACCCCATGCAGGTGTAGGGAAGACTGAGGGGGACTGGCCTGGGGAGGGTGGAGTCAGGGGTGGGGGATTGGGGTCACCTAGGATGATTTGGGAAGGAGGGGCAGGTTGATTCAGTGCCAGGGAGTTCAGTGAGGGGACTGGGGgccggagagggaggga
The sequence above is drawn from the Pristis pectinata isolate sPriPec2 chromosome 11, sPriPec2.1.pri, whole genome shotgun sequence genome and encodes:
- the LOC127576237 gene encoding rho-related GTP-binding protein RhoG-like, which translates into the protein MVTIKVMLLGSELVGKTSLIVCLTTRIFPRDSLPTVFDTFSTQITVNERTVVLNVWDTAPQEEHRLSVRQFYYPLTDVFIICFSIGDPASFERVWSDWYSEVHRLRPNAPVLLVGTKKDLRHDSATILGLLQHQSAPVTYQQGVRLARRMRAAKYVECSALLRDGVAEVFEEAARAVLRAGHAKRARACVLT